Below is a window of Quercus robur chromosome 6, dhQueRobu3.1, whole genome shotgun sequence DNA.
ACTTGAGAACCGTCGCCGTACACTGGCTCAAGCGACGAGAACACTGGGATTGGTAGCTCTTCGTGTTTcgccatttttcttttttacttgatttgattttcttggaattcaattttctcagcaactcgtaatctgtgttttttttttaggtaaggAATCTATGGACTATAAATATTCGGATAAGTTAGAAAAGAGAGCTTTGCGGTGATCTAGTTTAACCAGACTTGTAATGCAAAAAAGAGTCCAAGTATGGTAcagtttttaaatttgtttattccttttttttagagGTCAGTCTTGATTACCGGCTTGTCACCGGATAAATAtgaactgttttttttttttttttttcgtacaATAAATATGAAGTATGAAACTATGAACTGTTTGTTTGGCACAATCGTCCGGTTTGGTTTGAAGTTGTTTGACACAAACAACGGGTTACAGACTTACAGGTTGTAATTGAAATTTTCTGTCcctgtttttgtttggtttggttaTATTAGTATTAGAAAGTTGCGTTTGTTCAACAGTGggaaaaattattcaaatattattttaaatcatgttacctttttttttaaagagtttttaatCTATATGacaaatcaataacaactttaccaatttttttttatttttttatttttagaatcataAACTTTATCAATTGAACTAACTGAAACCAACAAAAAACATTGTTACTTCTATAAATGATGAATGtcacaataaatttaattagaaaacttaCAAAAGATGAGTTAATATTGCTTCTAGAGTCTAGAGTATTATCATCTTTCTCATTTATAAATATAAGTCCTATACGTAAAATTTTTAAGTGAAATtcgttattttttaaaaaaatttctataggtaaaagaaaaaagaattttaatattGGACTTCAATcttaaaaacatcaaaaaatatCAATTGGATTATAAAATTCTGAGCAGAATTCACTTTTACATGGAAAAAATGAGGTACTAGTACTACATTGTATGAAATGTTGAGTTAGAACTAGTAACTCACAATAATCTAAACAcgatgataaaaataaaataaaaaataaaaataatggggCAGCCTTTTCTCTTTCTGTCTTATTGGGTTTGcagtgaaaactgaaaagctTCAGCTCGCGGCGAAAGTGACCAATGTATAATCAGTTTGAGGTAAAGTAAGTTCGTTACATCATTTTCTCTAACCCCCATGGCTGGTGCAATAATCATATGACAATTCTTCCACGTATCATTTATGcttagttataacttataacatATAGTACATTAGTACTTGCACAGTTGCACATAAAAAGTCTCAATGTCACTGACCTTAGGGCCACTTTTGAAAACAATGCCAGACTCAACTATAACAATATTAACAAAGACGCAAtgattaattcaaaaaaaaaaaaaaaaaaaaaaaaaacaaaaacgcaATGATTAACTgggacacaaacacaaacacaatcacGGTATCTACCACCATCATATTCCACCTCATCCTACAAAGATCGCACAAAATAAAGAAGCCCATTACGCCAGCTAATATgctattatatagatatattatatTGATGATCATAAATCACATACTCcgtactattttatttaaacaaattaagGAAATAAAAGCTTAGATCAAGatagaatagaatttctatctcgtaaaatatatatatataaaaactggATGCCCACATCTTACAATAAGTGATTAAATCAAGTGATTATCTTATCTTGAAAcaaatagttaaattttcattaagatagactaaattattttaattaaattgtaTTACCAAAATTATCaagtaatttattaattttatgcgTAGATTATTCTATGTAAAACTCTATTActtaaattttgagaaatttaattctcctttaaaaaaaattatatttactaaaattttcaagtaatGAAATTATGTATCATAATTGGTGGACATAAAATTAATGTGTGTTTGATGTATAACTCGTTAATTTACTTTAAATGAAACTTGattaattaaacattttcttttatttacttataatttttaattaatctatgtTGCCCAATTAATCTAGTGACACGAAATTTTTCATTAGCATATGAGATTGGTGCATAATGAAACTTGTTTTGAATAATTAGTCcttttgaaattgatattctttcaattacaatttattattgtgaaaatatatcatctctttttttttcctcttattttggataaaatttttGTGTCTCTACTCTGATATGAATATACACGACTAGGCTACAGTCAACACGAGGTCCACTTTTCTAAAGGTACGTAATTACACGTGTCTTCTTTGTCATCTTCTAGTCAGAAGGCATCAAACTATGTCAATTATTTTAGTCTCTTATTGTAATCCACTCCTTATGATAATTTGCAACTTTTTAGCACTTTCTGGTGAttctttaaatataataaactaatatgaaaaaataattaaaaaatatatgcagTTAAATATATCCCTACAAGTGCGGTTTGGTCggtgtgtgtttaattttttttttaaaaaattcatataaacgcttcaattttttttttgagaaacatatataaacacttCAATCATATCTCAAGCTTATGAAAACAGTGATCAATACAATTTACAAGGTaacaaatgaatatatatatatatatatatatatattttttttttttttttttccttctgaaTAACAAATGAATAgttcgtcaaaaaaaaaaaaaaaaaaagtaacaaatgaATAGATGACATGACATCATATTACTCATTTGGTTCAACTTATTTTCATCCTCAATAAAAAGAGAACATAAAACTTTCTAAAACACTACTTTTTTTCAGGCGACAAATGTTATTTTATACCGTAAACAAGATAAACCGataaaaataagctcatccaaatgCACACAGTCTCACACGGCAATGCCATAATCCAATAAAACTAAGCTCATCCATTCTCACACAGCCATGCCATAGATGCATGTCGGTAAGAAAAGCAAGCACTAAAAAGTATGTAGAGAAGCTTTAACAAGCTAACAAGAGTTTCTATGAACATAATGTGCCAAAATTGATAGGAACTCTGTCAAATCTGGAATTCATCATTCTTAACAGACCTTCCATGTGCAATAATGAAATAACAAATACACAACTGAAATGCAATGACAGACCCTCCATGTTCAAAATCCAACATTTCACTTGTAAATGGCAGGTTAAATAATCAAGAACAGCAGCAGAAGTACAATTACAAAGTTATGCATACCATATCAAACCAAACAGCAGCACCTTTAATAACTTACCTTCGCAAAAATGAGTGCTGTAAACGTTGAATCACAAGTTATGCAAAACTATATGCCATTAAATCAGTGGTTTAGTACTTTAGTTACTAGTGAAAATTCTATACAAAGTTTTGGTTCAAGAAAATTTTGTCAGCATTGTAGCTGTACTAAAAGGAGAATCTGGAAACTTCTTCATCTTTGTCCTCATCCTCATCTAtagcatcttcatcatcagTAAATCTctcataatcatcatcatcatcatcttctatttcttcatcttcctcatccATCATGGTTTTACTCCTATCTCCTTTGTCCTTCAGACCAGTGCTCAAGACAACAGTTTCTCCCCCAGATTTCTCCATATCCTTCCTCAATTTATCCAAGTTCTCCTTCCTGCGATCTTCCTCCAAACGTTGCTTCTCTGCCCATCTCTTGTCAAGATCAGCCCTGCACAAACAAGAATAAGCAgcaaaagtaataaaattttgattatttactCTGATCATTATGGTAGCAATAGCATTGCCAAGCAATAGAACTGTAACAAAAAAAGCAAGGAGAACATTTATCAAATTCAAGCTATACTTATAAGTTTCCATGTACTCCTCGGCACTTGCTTCAATGGCCTTGAAGAAGGCGTCTATTCCAGCACCAGAAACAGCAGACACACCAACTGACCGTAAATTCTTGTAGAACTCATCCAGCACAAGGGCAAGGCTCTGAGTTAGAGTTGATGTGTATGAGCTGTCTGAACTTACTGCTGCGTGAAAGGCCTCAAAGTCATCCATCCACTGCATGCACATCAGCATTCAAGACAAGGAtataaatacaacacaaaatctgctcgtatatatatatatatatatatatatatatatatatatatgcaagttAACTAGACGATAAAGGGAATGGAGAAAAAATTAGTGTCCCAAGCAAAGGGTGAGAAAACAGCTGCAGAATCAGATTTAGACCATCATATCAAATACTTGGTTTAAAAGAGGCAAAAGGAagagtaaaatttaaattttcagaaaatatgAGAAGTGGAGAGACTTAAGGatgtttactttttctttcttttttcatcatttGGCTTTgaaaagaaaggagcaaaaatatttagaataattttaaaaaataaataaaaaagactaaCCAGCTGAGGTAGAATTCCAAAATAACCTTGGCAATCAAACATGATAGAAATGAACATTATATTTTTCTGTTAGAACCACTAACAAAATTTGGCATGATAGAAAATGCACAGCTTTGTGTAATACAAATTCAACCAGACTACAAAGATCCCAAACACTAATGAGTTTACCCTAATTTAGCTTCTCAATGCACCAAACAGACTGGGTACCTGaataagtcatttttttttaatatagggTAATCAAagttttattgaataaaaaatacatacaaTGAACACTCTACTTAAAACAATTACAAATAACTCAAGAAGAAAAACTGACAGATTGTAGAAAATCAGAAATGGAAATATGTTGTGTGAAACCCCAAATTCTagaccattgaaacaaagtcccAATTAGTATATAGACTTCAAAAGATCTAAACATATTGATATTAATATTACTTGCTTGACTAATGAAATTGTTAGTTTGCACTTTGGGGTTTAGTTCCAAAGGTTCACCAACctaaaaaaatgttcaaaatttatCAGTAAACAGAAGCactagtactttttttttttttttccctgtttcTGGTAAGTAGAAAGCTAGAAGCACAAGGGTTTAACAACGTAAATTATGTACTTGAAGGGTCAAGTAAAAACAAACCTCCAAGGCAAATTGatgttgagccacatcagtcTTGTTGAATGCCAGCACAAGAGGCAACCTTGTCTTGTAAAGTATACTACAAGCATATAACATATTGCTCATGAAAGTAACTGGACTTGAGGAACGAGGCGTATCAACTACATAAGTGACAACAGTAGGGAAGGTTGAAGCAAAAGCTTCTGTAATAATAGCACCAGAAGCAGACCAAGTAAATATTTCAATTTGTCCAGGAGTATCCACTAGAACATAATCAAGCTGATCTGCTCGCTTCTCGATAACAGAAACAACCTGATATAAGGCATCATAAAGATCATTATACAAACAAATACTTGGTGAAAAATGGAACAAACAATAAATGAGAGTAAAAGATTTTGAAATGAGAACATAAACCAATCCAGAGATATATAATCACCATAGAGTATCCATGGCTGAAAAGTGCTTGGCTTATGCATGCAAATTAATGCAAATTAGGAGATGAGCCCAAATTTCATTTGGTTAATTGGTCTTCAGTGTGTACTCCGCTTTCTTCAGGTGGGTTGGGGATTAGGAACCTGAGAACCTTCAATGTAGCTTTATTAGGGAAGTGGTTATGGAGATTTGGGCAAGAGAGGGATGCTCTATGGCGTCAAGTGATAGAGGTGAAGTATGGTTGtgattggggtggttggtgttctAGCTCTTTCTCTGGTCCTTATGGAGTtagtttgtggaaaaatattagaaggGGGTGGCATTCTTTATCTCGGTTCATTATGTATGAAATTGGAGATGGATCAAAAGTGCAGTTTTGGCTAGATCGTTGGTGTGGATCTTCTCCTCTCGCAGACCACTATCCTGATTTatataggatttgttgtaaCAAAGAGGCAAGTGTGGCGGATCTAATGAGGTTCACCAATGGAGTCCTCCATTGGGATTTTCAGTTTTGTAGGGAGGTGCATAATCGTGAATTGGAAGCCTTCAGAAGCTTCATCAATTCCATTTATTGCACTCCTGTAAGGGGGAACGGGGAAGATAAGAGATGTTGGCTGCCTTGTAAGAGTAAGGGGTTCACGGTCAGTGCTTATTACCATCTTCTAGTTGGCCATAGTGAGCagtttttcccttggaaaagcatttggaagcaaAAAATTCCCTCTAGAGTGGCTTTCTTTGTATGGACAGCAGCCTTGGGGAAATGCCTGACAATTGATAacttaaggaaaagaaaggtttgcattgtggattggtgttatatgtgcaagtgtaataGTGAAACTATTGACCATCTTTTCCTCCATTGCCCGGTTGCTTCGGAGTTgtgggatatggtttttgggTTATTTGGAGTTTGCTGGGTTATGCCATTTTCTGTTGTTGGGCTTTTGGCTTGCTGGCAAGGTCGTTTTGGCCGCCATCGTAATGGAGATATTTGGATGGTTGTTCCTCACTGTTTGATgcggtgtatttggaaggagagaaatagtaggtgttttgaagacaATGAGCGTTCCATGCCCGATCTCAAGCTTCTTTTCTTTAGAACCTTACTTGATTGGTTCTCTATGTGGAGAAACCATCAgttttcttctattttggattttcttgatttttgtaatGTTCGTTTTTGATTTGTTCTCCCCTGTATACCCCCAGTGTACTTGGgtgtctttctctttttgatatcaatgaatttttattacttatcaaaaaaaaaaaaagaagtacaaTCTATATGCTTAAACCAGCCAATTCCAATCTAAACTTTTCTCCAAGAGATTTCTTCAGGATGTTTATTAGTTTGATAGTCCAAAGAGGACACTTATAAATGGCTGTAATACCACCCATTCTATAGGTCACAAGACTCACAACAAGGCCTCATTAATGGCAAAGGTGAAGCTGGACGTGCTAAGCAATTGAGTTGTTCTAACAGTTTAATATACATCTTTGTATTGGTAAGTTACGTGCACAATCAATGGGTATTAAAACATGACTAAACCCACCACCCCATCATTGTGAGAGGAGGAAGTGTCAATTGAGCTAGAACTCATAGGCTAGAATAACAGATCTACTCTAAAGCAGATATTTGACATGTAAGCTTTACCTCATCAAACTTCGTAGCAAACAAGTTAAGCGATGTCAAAATTCCACCATTAGGTCCTAGATTGTACTGCTTCATCACTTCCTTATACTTCACAGTGTCTCTTATATCAATGTTAGCGCCAAATGGAAGCGTCATCACTGCAGGGTCAAGGTTCATCACATAACCCCTAATATTCGAAGCCTGGGTGTGGCAAACCAGCCGATGAAGAAACGTTGTTTTTCCACTCCCTAAGAAAATCCATATAACATCTTTCAGTCTTTATCTCCAAACTGTAAACATACCAAAAAGttcccaaaaatccaaacccataTAAATCAACGAAAAGACAACCAATAATACTTTCAAACAAAACCAATTAGGGTTAATTTAATCACCTGCCATCCCTACAACAATGATGATAACTGGTTTTCTCTTGAAGTTGGTTGACGAAGTCCCAGCCTGCCCAGATGATGATCCCTCAATATTTAGCTTATCCATTGTCTCAGCAAGCTCCTCTTTTTCTTTACCCTTTGCCTTTGACACAGattcaatcaatgaaaaatCAGTACTGTGCATCATCCAACTAACAAAATTAAGCTAAAtctattcatcaaaaaaaaaaaaaatttaagctaaATATTACTTTAGTCAGCGACTACAAGTGTTacagaaaaccaaaaaacaaaaaatcagatACTGAATCTGCGAATCAtgggtttatatatatttataaaaattgggACCTGAGCCAGCAAAACCTAGATTCATATACACCTAGGGTGCAACACTGGTATTCTTTCAAAGATCTTTTCCACAGTAAAACTAAAATATCAAAGCACTCAAAAAGCACGCTTCCCTTTGTTTTCTAAACAACTAacagagaaaaacacaaaaaatgaactaatttaaagtaaataaataaaacactcaaaatgTAAAATTCTACacttttctttgtctttgtgTTCCTATtactttcctttgttttctcaACCACCAAACATAGATAAAACACATGAAAGatgaacaaatatatatataaacgcgCTCAAAATGTAAAATCATACACTTTCCTTCATTTCCTAagttttctcaacaaccaaacagagattaaacacatgaaaaatgaactatataaaaaaaacaaactataaaaacaaaactgacTGAAAATGTAAAATTCCACACAAACAGATTAGCATATGTAAAATCAaacgaaaaaaataaaaaataaaaaaataaaaaaaagaacgaAACAAACAAAGAGGGGTTGAGTGAGAATAATTACTTGAGCGGCTGACGAGTCAGAAGAATCCATTTGCATTGCCGCAACTTCCTCCGATGACTTGACATTCAAATTGTTGGGATCAGAATCAATATCCATTTCCAAAACCCTCGATTTTCAACCTATTCCAGCTCTGCCATGTCAAACAAATTTAATGCAATAATCAAATGAGACAGAAACTGCcgctttgaaaaaaaaaaacaaacaaacaaaatttagaaacatATATAGCAACTCTTTTTGCGTAGATTCTAGGCTTCTTTTATGCCTGTTtggaaggtaaaaaaaaaaaaaaaaaaaagaagaagggagtagagtagagtagagtagagtgaGTGGAGTAGagcagagggagagagaaattcaATTgacttgtttggaagttttttaaagaaggaaggagaggagtttggagggatttcaaccacctctaacccctcatttttacttctccaaattggagagatttgaaagaaaagtagagtaaataaattattgactagataaatttctcaatttatcatttctaaattaataatagactaATGTTGCAAATCTATTTTCAAATAGAGGTAAATTTACctattttaattatttcctcttctttctatcctaatttttaaaatattcaaataatttttaaaatattcaaataagaGAAAGGACTAATTACTCTctcccccttactaattttaaaaacatccaaacaaaatGGACTtaaccattcccctctacttTCCTCCCCACtgctctcctccctctctaaacttccaaacagccCATTACTATCAAGAGGAAAGTTTTAGTATAATTGAAAATGTAACAATTACAAAGTATTCAaccaaagaataaaaagaagaatcGAAGCTTTAAATCAAATTCTCACTTCACATACAAGAAAAACGAACTTTCCCTTTGATTGggaacagagagagaaagattgggCGTGTGAGTGTGACAGTGTGTgtggattttggtttttttgggaGCAAAGCTTtatagggtttttattttatgttgaaACTTAAACGACGTCGCtagacataaaagtaaaattgaGAATGAATGAAATCCTAATTAATTGcagtttttaataaaattattaaaacgtttttaaaaccaaaaaaaaaaaaaaaaaaaatccaaaacccttTAACTAGTAACAACGTCGTCTGCCTTAGCtcagaagaaacaaaaacaagagtACAACAAAACAGAAACTTGaaatgggttttcagttttcactgtTGCCctgtttggttggtgagaaagAAAGTAGAAAACCAATTGAAAGTGGAAACACATAGAGGCCCACAAACAACAGcgaaaaaaattccaaaagtttcTCCACTTACAATCCTTCCTTCAACTccttagcaaccaaacagagtaATAAACCCAGCAAACTAACTAAACAAATAGTAATGATAACTAACAGAGATTGTATGAAGTTTTGGCCTTTGCAATGAAGAAATACGGTCAGGTTGTTTGTGGCGGATACCAAcagtccaaactccaaagtcCTCTCTCTCTTAGTCGGCTCGTCGGGTTagggattttgggttttggatttcttttttttctttttttaattagcgcttttataattttaaaataaataattaaataataaatttataaattaaacaaGTACAGCGGCCAAAGTTTCACTAAGAATTcctgacccaaaaaaaaaaaaaaaaaaaaaaaactttttaatttgattGAGGCGGCGGAAAGGAAAAAGATAGGGCAAGAGATACTAACCAGAGAAATAGAGGAGACGAAAATGTTCTCAAAACTCAGTAGACCAAGGCGACACTACTCGTTGCCTGTCTCCCTGCCTGCCTGCCTCGCTCGCGCGCTCTCTCTAAAATctaaactcttttttcttttttcttttttttgagaaacactaAAATCTAAACTCTACTCTAAACATTAAACACTATTTGAGACGAAAAAATGCCTAAATGCATGATAACATTACACTTTATACTAACGCCCACTGTTTTCtcgaaaaaataataataataacggGCCTCACGTCCactgagactttttttttttttttttgagtttaatataattttttaatttgaatttatctaatGTTACTCATGGATTTAGTATGTATTATtttctagagaaaaaaaaatattaaacttaTGTGTGCTAAGTTTTAGATAGaaagtgttataattttttggaaaaaagttCCTTTGGTAGATTATgagtatttttgacatttttttaagtcatagctaactttctaaattttcttaatatataatGATAAGTTGGGAATACCAAAACGGCGGGATTTTAAGAGGTTAATGGAATACTTTAGTGAAATATTAACGGACACCTTAATTAAAtacttttgaaatttaaagaattaaatTGAATGAATATAAAAATCGAAATGAATTctaatgaaattaaaacaacgtgtttttttaaattattttaacaattttagcTTTGTAGAAAAAAAGGCCCTACCATTTAcaacaattttgaaacttgTGTTAGGCCAATAGCCTTGTGAGCAAGGTTACATATTTCAgcgcacaaaaaaaaaaatgttacctAAACTAAAAATAGCTCTTAAACTAAGAGCATTGgttaacatttctttttttcatattagtTAAGTTAATAAGTCTTATTAGTTCTTATTTAGACTTGCaattaacattactttttttaccTACTGTTAATAATCTACCACATCAGTCAAATTTGGAATTATTGTCAATTTTCTTTGTGTTTATCGACTTTGATGAAGCCAAAAATCGTCAGTTCTTGTAAGTGCGTCCAGATGGAGCTGAGTCCTCGTTTGTGTCTTTACAAAATATGGTAAAATGGCTTCCTCGAGGTggacaccggtgtggtgcctacCACAAcatctccgatgccaaagtcagtataAGGAAATCCTTAGAGAATAATACATAAAATCATAGAAATTATGAATGCTTTTTTGTGTGTCTATGTACCTAGTTTATAGCTGTTCGAAGTGTATATATACAGCTTTGTGGTTCTTAGCCGTTGGGGGCCTTAATTGTGGCTTTTAGTGCCCTTTTTGTAACACCTCAAGGCTCATGAATACGTGTTTTGATGAGACTCCAACGGTCTGCGAACTGTTTGATAACTGCTCAAGGTATTGAATGTTCTTATTAATGGTTCCTCTATGTTCGTCCGTGTCGCACCGAGGTGGACGAGTATGTTTGATGAGATCGTCTAGGGAAATTGAGTTCGTCAATCCCATCAGACTTTCTCATAGCTTGTACCTCAACTAGTTGACACATCTTGTTGTGTTGGTGTGTCCATGACATTTAAGTAATAATAATCTACTGTTCATATTGGCATAATAAATGGTTGAGTGATAGGCCATTGAGAAGCATTATTGTAGGTCCTTTCCAAAGAGAAGAGGAATCTCTTCTTTTGAAAGATATTATTCAACTTAGGTTTTGGAATCTGGGAGGATTGTATTTTGTTCTCCCCTCCACCTAAAGCCAGAAAATCAAAGTCACTCATTTTCCTTTGGCAACAACTAGTATGGACCCTATCTCTTGGGCTTCTTCACCCAATGGTGATTTTGATCTCAAAGAAGCTTATAATTTGGCTTGCATGGCTAATGGC
It encodes the following:
- the LOC126688881 gene encoding GPN-loop GTPase QQT2-like, giving the protein MDIDSDPNNLNVKSSEEVAAMQMDSSDSSAAQAKGKEKEELAETMDKLNIEGSSSGQAGTSSTNFKRKPVIIIVVGMAGSGKTTFLHRLVCHTQASNIRGYVMNLDPAVMTLPFGANIDIRDTVKYKEVMKQYNLGPNGGILTSLNLFATKFDEVVSVIEKRADQLDYVLVDTPGQIEIFTWSASGAIITEAFASTFPTVVTYVVDTPRSSSPVTFMSNMLYACSILYKTRLPLVLAFNKTDVAQHQFALEWMDDFEAFHAAVSSDSSYTSTLTQSLALVLDEFYKNLRSVGVSAVSGAGIDAFFKAIEASAEEYMETYKADLDKRWAEKQRLEEDRRKENLDKLRKDMEKSGGETVVLSTGLKDKGDRSKTMMDEEDEEIEDDDDDDYERFTDDEDAIDEDEDKDEEVSRFSF